In the genome of Catharus ustulatus isolate bCatUst1 chromosome 1, bCatUst1.pri.v2, whole genome shotgun sequence, the window GTTCTCCAGTTTCACCACATGGTGAGCTCCATCTCCAACCAGACCTCATGGATGGAGGGCGTCCAGCGATTGTAACCATCTCGCCTGGACGCAGGGACAAGGAGAAGTCCTTGAGGTCCATCACAACCTTCTGGCCGTGTCACTCACTGCCTGGTTCTTCACTGGGCGAGTCACAAGGAACATCTTGGCTCTGTGGAGTCTCCATGGGGTTGGGAAGGTGGGAGAAGTTCACCTGGACGCCAGGGAAGCACGGAGAGAATTGTCCCCTACAGGGAAGAGACCTGGGAGGTCCCCATGGGAGAGGTGGCTGGGGAGGGTCATGGTAGCTGACTGTCcatcctggaggagctgagtgGGCTGGatgtccccatgtgtccctgtgtccatcctgtcccacaCACGTTGGCACCACCAGGACCTGTCCCAGTACCCACTGGGTCTACCTGGCCCTGTGGGACCTGTCCCAGGACCTCCCATCTGCTCCTGGTACTTGTGGGCTCATCTTGGTGTTCACCATCAACTCTTGGAGCCATCTTGGGGTCCAACATCTCCTCCTGGTCCTCCTGAACCCATCTTGGGGTCCATCATCAACTCCTGGTCCTTCTGAACCCATCCTGAGGTCCAACATCTCCTAGTCCACCTGAACCCATCTTGGTGTCCAGCATCAAATCCTGGAGACATCCTGGGGTCCACCATCAACTTTTGGAGCCATCTTGGAGCCCATCATCTCCTCCTGGACCTCCTGAACCCATCCTGGAGTCCATCATCTCTTCCTGATCCTCCTGGACCCATCTTGGTCCTCATCATctcctccagcttctcctggaCTTGTTTTGGtgcccttcccctcctccagaTCCTGCCCAACCCCTCTTGGTGGCTCCAATCTCCTCCCGGGTCCACCTTGGCACCCACCAGCTCCTCTTGGTCCTTCAAAATCCACCCAGGACAGCTCTCCTTGACCCTTCTGGGCTCATTCTGGTGTTCATCATCTCCTCCTGTTTCTCCTGCCCTCATCCTGGTGTCCATCATCTCCTCCAGGTCATCCAGGACCCACCTGGGCACCCATCTCCACCTGGTTCTGCCCAGCCCACCTTGGTTTCCCTGGTGTCTTCCAGGACCCATCTTGGTGTCCCTGATCTCCTCCAGGTCCAACCTTGGTGGCTCCCATCTCCTCCAGGTCCAACCTTGGTGCTCCTAAATCTTCTCCAGGTCCTCCACATCCCACCCTGGTGGACCCCAATCTCTACCAGGTCCCACCTTGAtgacccccaaatctcctccaTGTCCTACCCTGATGGACCTCAATCTCCACCAAGACCTACCTTGGTGGCCCCCAATCTCCTCCAGGTTCTACATTAGTGCCCCCAAATGTCTACCAGGTCCCACCTTGGTACCCTCACCTCTTGCAGGACCCATCTTGGtgaccccaaatctcctccAGGTCCCACCTTGATGCCCCCATTTTCTTCAGGACCAACCTTGGTGCCCCCCAACCTCCTCCAGGACTCATCTGGGCACCATCATCTGCTCCAGGTCCCACCTGAGCACCCCCCAactccctccagctcctcctgatcccccaaaatctcccccaggTCCCACCTTGGTGCCCTCAACCAACCTTGGTGCCCTAACCTCTTTCAGCACCTATCTTGGTGTCCCTCAGTCTTCTCCAGGACCCACCTTGGTGCCCCCACCTCTTCCAGGATCCATCTTGGTGACCCCAAATCTTCGGGTCCCACCCTCGTGGCCCCACATCTCCTCCAGGACACACCTTGGTGTCCTCAGATATCCACCAGGTCCCACCTTGGTGCTCCAACCTCTTCCAGATTTCACCTTGGTGACCACAAATCTCCAGGTCCTCCAGGTCGCACCTTGgtttccccaaatctcccccaggTCCCACCTTGGTGCCCTCACCTCTTCCAGGTTTCACCTTGGTGCCCCCAAATCTCCAGGTCCTTCACGTCCCATCCTGATGGAGCCCAATCTCCATCAGATCCCATCTTGGTGCCCCAAATCTCCTCCAGGTTCCACATTGGTGCTCCCAGATCTCCTCCAGGTCCTCCATGCCCCACCCTGATGGACCCCAATCTCAATGAAGACCTATCTTGGTGCCCTCAAATGTCCTCCAGGTCCCATCATGGTGACCCCAAATCTCCAGGCCCTCCACGTCCCACCTTGGTGCACCCCAAATCTCCTCCAGGTCCTCCATGTCCCACCCTGATGGACCCCAGTCTCCACCAGGACCCACCTTGGTGGCCTCACATCTTCTCCAGGTCCTTCAGGTTCTACCTTGGTGCCCCCAGTCTCCAGCAAGACCCATCCTGGTGACCCCTAATCTCCACCAACTCCCCTAAAACTGTAGGGTCCCATGGGTCAGGGGGGTCCCCAAGATCCTGGGATGGTCCCCAAGGTCGGGGGGGTCTCATGGGTGGAGTCCCCAAAGTGGgagggggtccccaaaatgGGGGAGGGGGTCACCAAGGCCAGTGGGTCCCAAAAGTGTGGGGTCCCATGGGGGGATCCCCAAAATGGGGGATCCTCAAAGTGGGGACAGTGCCCAAAATGGGGGGGTCCCCAAGGCCTGGGAGGTCCCCAAAGTGGGGACAACCCCCAAGTTATGGGGTCCCATGGGGGAAGTCCCCAAAGTGGGAGGAGTCTCCAAAATGTGGGGGTCCTATGGGTGGGGAGTACCATGGAGGGGGTCCCcaaattggggtgggggagggttCCCAAACTGGGGGTGGTGGGGACAACCCAGCACTACCTCCCAGCTCTACTCACTGCCAGGGGACCCCCACTTTTTACTCCACGTCCACTTAATtaagttttaattaattaatcattaatttcTGGCACCCgttcattaatttttaagtgatttcccctccttttttccggcggtttttttttggtgtggtttttttttaaagcctcgaggtttttatttattattattaaaaaaaaaaaaaaaacgactgaaaaaaaaatccgaaTTAAAGGGATGgacccacccctccctccccgggaTTTTCCCAGGATTCCCCTTAATCCCGGGAATTCCCTCGGGAATTCCTTCGGGAATTTTCCTCCCCCCCCACCGCTCCCCAGAGtgggggttggattttggggtccccccagggGCCGCCAAATTCTGTATTTGGGGGGGCTCCGGCCCCCCTCCGCGTGTGAATAAAGCTCCGTATGGAAAGCGCTGCTCGTTCCTGGTGACTTTGGAGCGGGAAAAGccgggaatttgggatgggaggcGGGAACTTGGGATTCTGGGTGTCCCCAAGATGTCGCGGAGGCCGTGCTCCTCCGGTTCCCTCGCTGCCGGTTCTGGTTCCGCCCGGAACCTTTTTAACCGCCGCACCCTACCGGGGAGGTGCCGCGGCATTCCGGTCCCCCAGGCAGCTACTTCCGGTCCTCCAGGCAGCTACTTCCGGTCCCCGTTGCCGCCGTCGCGACAAGGAAGCCGCCAGTGTTTTTCCTACCTGGatcagcagggacagtgaggagTTTTTATAAGGGAATTTAAGGGGGAAACCCCTAAACAGTCCCCCCCATCCCAGGGACCCCCTGAGCCTCCCCCTAAACCAGTCCAGCCTCTCCAGTCCCCCTAAACCATTCCAGATACTTCCCTGGGAgccccaaaaccatcccagagctcctcaaAACCATCCCAACCCAGGCACCCCCAAAAATGCTCCCTCATTCtagggacaccccaaaaaaaccccagaaacccCCTAAACCAGTCCCCACCATTTCAGGGACGCCCTAAACCACAAAGAAGCCCCCCCAATACCTCAAAACCACCCGAAGGGCTTCCCAAAAAACTCCAGGATCCCCCTCATTCCAGGGATCTCCTAAGAACCCCAAAGACTCTTTCAGACCCCCTAAAACATTCCAGGCACACCCAAATATGCCCCCCCCGCCGCTTCCAGGGACAACCCAAAACCTCCTAGGAACCCCCTAAACCAAACCTGCCCCATTCCAGGGAGCCCCTGAACCACGCAAAgcacaccccccaaaaaaaaccaggacCTCCCTAAACCACCTCAAagacacccccagcacccccaaaacaACTCTCAAGGAAACCCCAAAAGTGTCAGGACCTCCTTAAACCAATCCCCTTCATTCCAGGGACCCCCTaaaccacccccaaaacccctcccggcaccccaaaaccacctcaaCGATTCCCTCAACCACCCCaaggacccccccaaaaaaccccaggacccccctaaACCAATCCCCTGCATTTTTAGACTCTCTCAGACCCTCTAAGACACCGCAGGGACCCCCAAATATGCCCCCTCCCCCATTCCagagacaccccaaaacccccaggatCACCCTAAACGAACCTGCTCCATTTCAGGGActcccaaaaccaacccaaagacccccaaaacagcccaagaacacccaaaaaaaaaccgCAGACCGCCCCTAAACCAACCCCTCCCATTCCAGGAACCCCCAAACGTCCTCCCGTACGCCAAAGCCACCCCGGGGACCCCCAAATTAGCGCCTTCCCCCCTTCATTCCAGGATTCCCCGAAGggattttcccctcacaaattCTCGCCGCTTCCCTTCAGGAGCACCTGGCTTGGTTTCCGCCACCGTTCCCGCAGGAATTCCGCTTCCCAGCGCTTTAGCATCACTTTCAGGTCCTGCTGCCGCTCCACGGCCGCGGGATTTGGGATCGGAATCGGGATTTGGGATCGGAATCGGGAATCGAGGGAAGCTCGCGGGGGGACCCCGGGGCCGCCTCAGAGCGAACCTCCCGCTCCGGCGGCGCGTTAGCCAATAGGAAGGCTGGGATTTTTGACTGACAGCAACGCGAGCCAATAAACACCAAAGCACGGCGAAGCGCCCGCTCACAAGACAACAACAATTGAGACGTGATGAACTTTGACAGACAGCTAAAGTAGCCAATAGAAATGCGTCGACACGCCCCTAGGGCGGGTCTAGCCCGCTGATTGGTGGACGCAGCGCGCAGACACGGAGGCGGAGCTTTTGTACGGGCAGGGGCGAGTGGGGGCTGCGGGTAGGCGGTGAGTGGGGGACGCCATGTTGGGGGGGGGCGCCGGGGCTGGTTTCGGCGTTCGGGGGGTCCCTGGCGGCGTTCAGGAGGTCCCTGGCGGCGTTCAGGAGATTTGGGGGACCCTGTGGGAGTTTAGGGGTTCAGGGGGCGCTCCTTGGGTGGGTTTAAGGGGGTTGTGGAGGGGTCCCGGAATGGATTGGGAAGGACCCCGTGGGTGGGACGGGTGCAGGGGGTCCCTGAGATgctttgggagggatgggggaaccccaggggaggggggagctgaTATGGGGGGGCCCTGAGGAAGGGGGTGGTTGGGTCTTGGGGGTCCTCGGTCTGGTTTAGGGGGATTCCTGGGGTGGGTCTTGGGGAGGTGGAGAGGAGTCCACGAGTTGGTTTAGGGAAATTTGGAGAGTGTCGAAAGTGGTTTGGAGGTCCCAGGGCTCATTTGGGGGGATCCCTGAACTGGACTGGGGTCCCTGGAGTTGTTTAGGGAATCCCTGAGTTGTTTTGGGATCCCCGGTTTGGTTTGGGGGACTCTGGGGGATCTCTGCGCTAGTTTAGGGGACCGCTGAACTGGTATTGTGTGGTCCCTGAActggtttgggggtggggggtgtcCCTGGACTAGTTTTGGGATCCCTAGAGTGGTTTGGGATCCCCGGACTGGTCTGGGGAGATCTGAGGGATCTCTGGGCTGGTTTAAGGGTTTTAAGTTTTGGAGTGTCCTTGGAGTGATTTAGGGCAGTCCCGGAGCGGTCTGGGTGGAGATCCCTGGAATGAGTTAGGAGTCTCTGGGCTGGTTCATGGCTCCCTGAGCTggttttggggatccctggATGGGTTTGGGAGATGCCCAAAGTGGTTTAGGGGTCACTGAACTGTTTTGAGATCCCTGaactggttttggggtccctggagtGGTTTGAGATACCCGGACTGGTTTGGGGAGGTCTGGAGGATCTCTGCACTGGTTTGGAGTGTCTCTGGAGTGATTTAGTGGAATTCCTGGATTGGTTTGGAGAGGGTCCTTGGACTGGTTTAGGGGTCCCTGAACTGGTTTTCAGGATTCCTGGACTGTTTTGGGGTCCCTAGACtggtttgggggtctctggaCTGATTTGGGGGATCCCTGGGCTGCTTTGGAGGGTTTAGGAGATCCCTGGACTGGTTTAGGGGTCCCTTAactgattttggggtctctgaggggtTTTAAGCGTTCCCTGGGTGAGACTCCTTTGGGGGTGCTCCAGGACCCCATTTTTACAGAATCCCCACTCAGGCTTGCCCCACTAAACTCCCCGTTTGGCCTCCCTTCCCCCACTCCATTTCTCCCACAGGTTCCCTTTGGGGCTCAGAGGGAAGTCCCTGGATTTCGGGAACATTCCCAGAATTCCGCCATGGCTCCCTCACGCAGCCGCTCCTCCACCCGAATCCCGCCGTGTATCCCCAAGCGCCAACTCCCGCCAGGATATTCGGattccctccttttcctctgcgCCCGCCGCATCGTCGCCCACCACCCCCTTCCCATCCTTCCCGCTCTTCCTGCACACCTCTACCCCATCCTATTCCAAGCGGCATTCCTGGATGGAAGACCCCTGGTCCTGCGGGATTTGGTGGCCGCTTGGCCTTTCCCAGTGCTCAATTTCCAGCGGCTCGTGGGGCGCCGGGAATTGCTCCGGGATCACCCCTGCAAGCTCTGCGTCCAGGCCGTCATCCTGGCTGTGGTGGCGCAGCTCCGGCGGGAGCTGGAAGAGCCTGGCCACCattccaggtgggttttgggaattctggCATGGCCACAACCTCCCTTCCTCCAATTCCTGCAGGTGTTTTCATggtttcttcatattttttccagcGGGTGCCGCCTGCGCGTGCTGGACGTGACAGGAGTTCCGGACGATCCAGCTGGCCGCGCTCCAGACGGAATGAGCGTCTGGTCCGGCACTGTGGCTTTGGCCAAGGCTTGTGTGGAAGTGTCCAAGCACCAGAGGGAATTCCAGAGGCGCGGGTCCAAGCGGCACAAAGGCCGCTCCGGAGCCGCCACAGCTGCGGCTGCTCCGCAGCCCCCAGGCGTAGACGTCCATGCGGACCTGTTTGTCAACGGAACATCCTACGGGATCCTGCGCGAGGCGCTCCAGACCGGAGCCGCCGGCCCACTGCGCCTCAAGTGCCGTGAATTCCAAGCAGAAAAACTCTCTCTGGCCGGCATTGTGAGCCTGTTGGAATCTCTAGATCCTTCCTGTGTGCGGAGGGTGGATCTGCGCTTCCGGAATTTGGGATTAACCGGACTCTCGGTGATCCTGCCGCACCTCTCGCGCTTCCCAGAACTGCGCAGCCTCAAGCTCCAGTACAGCAACGTGGACGTGCGGCGCCCGACGCCTGAATCGGCCATCGGAATACGCTGCCTGGCCGggcagctgggaatgctgcccaGCCTCCGGGAGCTCAACCTGGGATCCTCCCGGCTCTCTGGGAATCTGCGCCAGATCCTCTGGTGAGTTCCCCATGGGGTGGGGCCTTCCAGCGCTCTGGGGGGATTCCCAAGGGTTGGGCTCAGGGATCTCGGGGGGCTTTTTGAACCTGAGTGATCCAGTGGTTCCAGGATTTCATTGTCCCAATGTTCCCATGATTCCATTATCCCAATAGTTCATGACTCAACAATTCCATTTTCCCATAAATTCATCAGCCCAAAATTCCATGATTTCAGAATTCCCAAAGGTTGGACTTAATGATCCCAAAGCTTATTCCAACTGTAATGGCTCCATGATTCTCAAACCTTAAACTagatcttggagatcttttccaaccttagtgATTCCATTAATCCATGATTCCATTAATCCATCATTCCATAACTCCATAATCCCAtcattccaaaatcccaggattttcaGGAGTGGAACTTAATGAGTCTTGGAGCTCTTTCCCAACTTCAGTTATTCCATCATTCCATGGCTCCATGATCCCATAATTTCAGTACTCTCAAAGCTTGAACTTCATGGTCTCAGAGATTTTGCCCAAAATCAATGATTccattattctgtgatttcatgacCCCATCATTCCAAAGTCCCAGGATTTTCAGGGGTCAAGCTCCATGTTCAATGAGGTCCTTCCCAACCTCACCAATCCCACAATCACAGGATTCCATGCATGCAATCCCAGCTGTCATTCCTCACGTTTTCCCCAGGAATCctgacattcccagctccccaccAATCCTCCCTTGGGCCTcacctctccctcttccctcccaccaGTGACCTCCAGGCTCCATTGGAAAGCTTGGAATTGGCCTTCTGCTCCCTCGTTCCCGCCGACCTCGCCTTCCTCTCCCAAAGTTTCCACGCTCCGGCCCTCAAAAGGTTGGATCTGAGCGGCCATGACTTCTCCCAAGGCCTCCTGGAGCCGCTGCggctgctcctggaggaaaCCTCGGCCTCGCTGTTGCACCTGGATCTCATGGAATGCCGCATGGCTGATTCCCACCTGGATGCACTGCTCCCAACACTCCGGCGCTGCTCCCGCCTGCGATTCCTGGGACTCTACGGCAATTCCCTGTCCACAGCTGCACTCAAAGATCTGCTCCAGAAAACCTTGGAGCTGGTGGATCTCCACCTGGTCGTGTATCCCTTCCCTGTGGATTGCTACAAGCCGGAGCCTCCGCGCCGAGTCCCGGGATCCCGGCGGATTTATGAGGAACCCATGGATGGGGAACGTTTGgcagctgccactgcagagatttcccagctgctggctaATTCTGGGAGAACCGATCTCGTCTGGACTTACAATCCCTACGGCCACGGAGCCCTGGACTACTTCTCCTTGTGACTTGAGAAAACCTTGGAGGCGGGAAAAGCTCAGAGCTTCCATCATGGAAAAGTGCCGCTGCCTCCTTCCTAAAATCCATGCGTTTTCCTCCTCATACCGGTGCTTTTCTGCCTCATTCCAGtggctttttcctttcattttggtGCTTTTCTGCCTGGTTTTGTTAGTTGTCCACCTCATCCCAATGTTTTTCTGCCCCATCCCAAGATTTTTCCGTGATTTCGAAGCTTTTCTGCCACGTTTTGAGGGTTTTCCTCCCCATCTCAATAGTTTCCCCCTAATCCCAATATTTTCCCCCTCATACCAGTATTTTTCTGCctcatcccaatatttttccATCCGATTTCATGATTTTTCCAGCCCAtcctggtggttttttggttagGATTGGTTTTGTACGGCCATATTCCTGGAGGCTCTGGGACTGAATTCCACAAGAAGCTGCCGGAAGGTTCTCCCGTGTCTGGCCAATCCTCTCgggaacagcagcaaaatctcTGGAATAAGAATTAAGACAGAAGAAATCAATCAtagcacagctggaattccagagcAGCAATTTGGGAAAGGAATTACTCCAGAGATCATTCCAAGGTGCTGGAgtggaaattcccaaaattccgtGGTGCATCCAAAGGGAAGCTCATCCTAGAACTGGATCTTTGCAAGGACCTGCGGATCCAAAAAAGGAGCAGATTCCTAACAGGAATCCCACAGAGGAAAACCCTTTGGAGCAGGATATTGCTGACCTATTGACCCTTTGGAAAAGTTCATGAGGAATTGTCTTCCATGGGAATGACACATTGGAGTAATCCATGGAAAACTCCCCTGGGATGGcctcagctcccactgctgctggagggatTGAGGGAAAGCCGGGAATGAGTGAATTGGGTGAGGGAAAAGTTGGATTTGGGGTCTTGTTATCCTGCTCAGATTCCGGTGGAAATAAAACTCATCATATCCCAGATCCTGAGTCTGTTGTGCCCAAACGGCATTTCCTCCGGGATCTTCCCTGATCCTTTTCCTGATCCATGAATCCtccatgttttccttcatttccacctcattttggtgtttttccacCTAATCCTGGTGGCTTTCCATCtcattctgggtttttttcactttgtgctgctgttttcccaCCTCATTTTCACGGGCTTTACCTCATCCCTgtattttccctccttttcctactattttttccacattttccctgtgttttttccGCTCATCCCAGTgctttttcacttcattttggTACTTTGGGCcttattcccattatttttccacctttttccATTTTGGTATTTTCCCTCTCATCTTGGTGTTTTTCTGCatcattttggtgttttggcCCTTATCCCGTCAGATTTCTACATAACTTTGGTATATTTCCACTTTTCCCTGTGGCTTTCCCTTCATCCCAGTGTTTTTCCACctcatttgtgtattttttgccTCATCCCATTGTTTTTCCGCCAAGTCCTGATGCTTTTCTGCCTCATTTTCATGGGGTTATACCTCATTTCAGTGGTTTTCCCCTCATCCTGATGGTTTTCCACCTCATTTTCTTGTACTACCACCTCATCCCAGTGGTTTTCCACCTATTTTTGGTATTTCAGGCCTCATTACTTTGGCTGTTTGCCTCATTTGTGGTGTTTTTCCACCacatctttctcttttcatccttgttttggtgttttccaACTCACTTTGGTATTTTACCCTCATTTTGCTGCTTCCCCACCTCATTTTGGTATTTTCCCCCTCATCCCGATATTTTCCTGCctcattttgttgtttttcccctcatttaCAATTTCTTCCGCTCATCCTGGTACTTTTTCCCTCATCCTGCTATTTTTCCACACCATCCCAGGTGTTTTTCTACATCATCCCAGTGATTTTTCCCTCGTACCGATATTTTCCCACtcttttttcacactttttccCTCATCCCGCTGCTTCTCCCGATGCCTGTGGGGCCCTGAGGGCCTCGAGGGGAAAAATAGCAGGAAACTGAGCGGgggggatctataggggatcTATGAGGGCACACAGTGCCACGAGCAGCCTATaggggatttttatgggatctCTGACGCTCTGTACGGGCACGAGACCCTATAGGGAAGCTCTGGGTGTTTATAGGGCGAATTGGGGAGTTCTGTAGGATCTGGAGATCTATGGGTGCCCCTATAGCGGTGGGAACCTCCCGGCCCCTTTCATTCCGCTTTCCCCCGGAACCTTTTCACCGCCGCACCACACGAGGTGCACACATATTCCGGTCCCCCTAGTGGCAACTTCCGGGTGGCGCCGGTGGCGCTGCTGTCGCCGTCGCTTGTCGCGACAGGGAGGTGGCCCGGCCGTGTCGGGGGTTGCCGGTGGCTGTCGCGATGAGGGTGGGGGCGCTGCTGCGGCTCTGCGCCCGCCCGGGGCCCCGGTACCTGCAGGGACAGCGGCCGGGGCCTGGAACCCGCGAGTATTTTTATTACGTGGATCACCATGGACAGGTCAGGGGGGATCTACAGGGGATTTATAGG includes:
- the LOC117003857 gene encoding leucine-rich repeat-containing protein 14-like; this encodes MAPSRSRSSTRIPPCIPKRQLPPGYSDSLLFLCARRIVAHHPLPILPALPAHLYPILFQAAFLDGRPLVLRDLVAAWPFPVLNFQRLVGRRELLRDHPCKLCVQAVILAVVAQLRRELEEPGHHSSGCRLRVLDVTGVPDDPAGRAPDGMSVWSGTVALAKACVEVSKHQREFQRRGSKRHKGRSGAATAAAAPQPPGVDVHADLFVNGTSYGILREALQTGAAGPLRLKCREFQAEKLSLAGIVSLLESLDPSCVRRVDLRFRNLGLTGLSVILPHLSRFPELRSLKLQYSNVDVRRPTPESAIGIRCLAGQLGMLPSLRELNLGSSRLSGNLRQILCDLQAPLESLELAFCSLVPADLAFLSQSFHAPALKRLDLSGHDFSQGLLEPLRLLLEETSASLLHLDLMECRMADSHLDALLPTLRRCSRLRFLGLYGNSLSTAALKDLLQKTLELVDLHLVVYPFPVDCYKPEPPRRVPGSRRIYEEPMDGERLAAATAEISQLLANSGRTDLVWTYNPYGHGALDYFSL